A stretch of DNA from Spirochaetota bacterium:
GAAAAGGCGCCGCATCTCCGTCATTTCTCCGGGTAAATGTAACTGATGGAATAGTTTCTCTGCGTGCCGCGCTCCTCCCATTTCACGGTAATTTCGAGCTTCTTGGCCGCGAGCGGCCCGAAAAATTCATGCTCGAAACGGGTGACCGTGCGGCTGTAGGTGAAACCCTCGTACTCCTTCACTATATCGTTCTGTATATCGGGGGCGCGCATGCGCATGATCTGGAATTCGGCGAGCTTGTTTTTCGCGATGAGCATCGCCTTGGTGATATTGCGATTCTGCGCGATCGCGAGAATTCCCTTCGATACCCCCGAGATGATTCCCAGCAGCACGATCGAGAGTATCGTGATGGCGATGAGAAGCTCGATTATCGCGAAGCCCTCGTGCGGGCCGCGGCGCGTTTCCCGTCTATTCGTAGCGCGCATAGCCCTGCTCGATTGACGGCTCTTTTAGAAACTTTGATATCCGCACGGACCGCTGATCCGTGCCGTTCACCAGTACGTGGACGATCACGTCGTCGGAATAGCCCGCGGGGTGGAAGGGAACGAGCACGTTCCCGCGCCTCACGACCTGGCCCCCGGCGAAGAGGACCTCCTCGATGCGAAAGGCGTCGGAGAACTCATGGAAGCGGAGCAGGCGCTGGGGAGAGTCCGTGAATTTTCCCTCGGGGGAAAGATTCAGGACCGAGATGGCGTTCTTCCGTTCGAACACGCCCTCGTTGAATTTTGAAAGTTCCATATCGCGCTCGTAGAGGTGGAATACGACGTAGTTGGTCCGTCCCTTTACGAACGCGTCGTCGAACGCCTTGGAGATGAGCGCGCGCACCACGATGAGCCCGCTCCGCTCGGCGTTCATGAAATTGGCGATGCGGGGGGCGACGACCATCGCCATGACCGAGAGTATCGAAATGACGATGATGAGCTCTACCAGCGTGAATCCCTCACGGCCGGAGAGCGCGCGGATGAACGGTCGGCGGCTCACGTCGGGACGGCCGGGCTATTCCCAGCTCCTGATATCGGCGTTTTCGCCCTCGCCGCCGTCCTTCCCGTCGGCGCCCAGGCTCACGAGCTCGTAATCCTTGCTCTGCTCGCCGGGCGAGCGGTACAGGAACGCGCGTCCCCACGGGTCCTTGGGCACCTCCCGCTTTTTCAGGTAGCCGCCCTCGTTGTAATTCTGCGGTGAGGGCTCGCTGGACGGCTTGTTTATCAGCGCCTCGAGACCCTGCTCGGTCGTGGGATAGTTTCCATTGTCGCTGCTGTACATCTCGAGGGCCATGCCTATATCGGCGATCTGCTGTTTCGCCGCGGCCACTCGCGCCTTCTTGGGAAGGTCCATGAATCGCGGGACCACCATCACCGCGAGGATGCCGAGAATGGTTATCACGATCATGATCTCCAGGAGCGAAAAGCCGCCCCGTCCCGCGAGATCGCGCCCGAGCCTCGAGATCCGGTTCATACACGCGCGCATCAGCTGTTTCATGCTTATTCTCCTTATTGTAGAATCAGGTTCATTTCGAATATGGGGAGGAGTACCGATACCACCAGCAGGCCGATAAAAAGCCCCATCACCACTATGATGATGGGCTCGATAAGCCGGGTGAGGCTCGATATGGTAAGGTCCAGCTCCGTTTCGTAGACATTGCCGATCTTCACGAGCATAGTATCGAGCGTGTCGCTCGCCTCGCCCGCGGCGATCATGCCCATCACGAGCCGGGGAAGGAACCCGCTCTTCGCGAGGGCCGTCGATACGGTCGCCCCCTCGCGGATCTTTTTCGCCGCCTCGTCGATGCGCTCCTCGACGACGGAATTGACGACGATCTTTTTCACGATCTCGAACGATTTTAAGATGTCGACGCGGTTGTTCAATAATATTCCCAGGTTCTGCGTGAAACGGAGCACCAGGAGCTTTTTATAGAGCTGGCTCACCAGGGGCAGCGTGAGCTTGAGCTCGTCCATCTTCCGCCTTCCCTCGGGGGTCTTCCGATACTGGTTAAAGAAGTATCCCCCGGTGATGAGCAGGGTGAGCGGGATGAACCAGTAGTTCGCCAGGAAGTCGCTCACCGCCATGACGATCCGCGTGGGCAGGGGCAGGCTCTTGCCCAGGTCCAGGAAAAGGCGCGAGAGCGAGGGGATCACGTATATCATTATCAGGAAGATGACCACGAACGAGACGATCACCAGGAACGCGGGATACCATAGGGCCGCGTTGATCTTGCTTTTCAGGACGGTCCTCTTTTCTTCCAGGTCGGCGAGGCGCTCCATGACCTGGTCGAGCGAGCCCAGGCTCTCTCCGACGCGCACCATGCTTATAAACATGTCCGAGAATAAAACCTTGTGTCGCTCCAGGCAGTTCGAGAACGAGGAGCCTTCCTCGAGCTTGCCCTTGATGTCGACGATAATGCTCTTGAATACCTGGTTGTCAATCTGGTCGATGATATCGGTGATCGCGACCAGCAGCGGCATGCCGGCGTTCAGGAGCGTCGCGAGCTGGCGGGAGAAGATGCCCACCTCCTTCACGCTCATGCGAAGGCTCACGTAATGAGAAAGCCGGTCGTAATAGGCGCGTAAGGCGCTCCCGCCTTCGGAGGGACCCGTTCCCATGACCGCGTGCGGCTTGATGCTCGTCACGTAGAGCCCCTGCGCGCGGAGCCTCTGTCGCGCGGCGACGTCGCTCGTCGCGTCTATGAGATCGGAAACAGCCGTCCCCTTGCGGTCCAGGGCCTGGTATTCATAGATCATGTCAGCTCACCCGCCGGACTTCTTCGATGGTGGTGATTCCCTGGAAGGCTTTTTCGAGCCCGTCGGTGAGGAGCGTGGGCATGCCCTCGGTTATGGCCTGCTGCTTGATCTCCTGGGCCTCGGAGCGCGAGAGAATCATGCGCCGGATATCCGCCGAAAGCGGCAGGAACTCGTAGATTCCAGTCCTTCCCAGGTATCCCGTGTTGAGACATTTCTCGCAGCCTTTCCCGCGATAGAGCTTGTTGCCCTTGATATGCGTCCGGTCCGCGCCGAGCTCTTTCAGCATCGCGGCCGTGGGCTTGTAGCTCTCCCGGCAGTGCGGGCATATCGTGCGCACCAGGCGCTGGGCCAGAAACGCGTTCACCGATGAGGTGATGAGGAAGGGCTCCACGCCCATGTCGATGAGGCGCGTGATGCCGCTCGCGGCGTCGTTGGTATGCAGCGTTGAAAACACCCGGTGTCCCGTGAGCGCCGACTGCACCGCGATTTCGGCGGTTTCCAGGTCGCGGATTTCCCCGATCATGATCACGTCGGGGTCCTGCCGCAGTATGGAGCGAAGACCGTTCGCGAAGGTGAGATCGATCTTGGGCTTCACCTGCATCTGGCCTATGCCCGGGATCTGGTACTCGATGGGGTCCTCGACCGTGAGGATGTTGATGTCCGCGCTCTTGAGCGACGAAAGCACCGCATAGAGCGTCGTGCTCTTTCCGCTTCCCGTGGGACCGGTCACCAGCACCACGCCGAATGTCTTGCGGATGATCTGATTGAACCCCGCGAGCGTCGATGCGGAAAATCCGAGCGACGACAGGTCGAAGCTCATATCGGTCTTGTTCAGGAGACGGAGCACCACGCGCTCGCCGTAGTAGGTGGGGAATATCGAAACGCGGATGTCGATGTCTTTCCCCCCGATCTTGATCTGGATGCGCCCGTCTTGCGGAAGGCGGTTCTCGGCGATGTTCAGGTTCGCCATGATCTTGATACGGGATATTATCGCCCCCTGGTATTTCTTGGGCGGCGTGAACATCTGGTACAGTATACCGTCGATACGGTACCGCACGACAAGTTCCTTCTCGTAGGGCTCAAGGTGAATGTCGCTCGCGCGGTCCTGCACCGCCTGTGAGACGACCATGTTGACGAGCTTGATGATGGGGGCCTCATTCGCGAGGTCCATTATGTCCTCGGTCTCCATGATGGGCGAGGTGAGGATCTCGAACTCGGACTCTTCGAGGGTCTCGATGACCTCCCCGGTCGTATCGCCCTTCATCATCTCGAAATGGGCGGCGATGACGCGCTGTATCTCGAGCTCGCCGGAGAGCGCGAATTCCAACGTATATCCCGGAAAAATCATCTTGAGATCGTCGAAGGGATGGAAATTGAGCGGGTCAGAGATCGCGACATGTATTAATGTGCCCGATACGCGGTAAGGCGCCACGCGATTCTTCCTGAGAAAGTACACGGGGACTTGCGAGAAAACGCCGTCCTTGTCCTCGAAGTGAAGCGATTTCACGTAGGGCATGCCAAACTGCGCGGCCAGTGCGTCAAGTACGTCGTCCTCGGCAGCGAGCCCCTTTTTCACGACGATGGCGCCCAGGCGCAGGGTCGTGCCTTTCTGCGCAAGCAAAAGCTCCTGGAGCTGTTCGACCGTGAGCACGCCGCGCTCGACGAGAATGGCCCCCAGCATCTTGTTCTTCTTGGAAGGCATGGCGTCCCTAGTTACCCCTGATCCGGCGCTGCTCCTCGCGCTTCTGCTCGGTGATGGCGTCCATGCGATCCTGCTTCGTCAGCAGGTGCGGCGTTATGAACACGAGCAGGTTCGTCTTGCTGTAGGAAACGTTCTTCCGCTTGAAGAACCACCCCAGGAGCGGGATGTCGCCGAGCACCGGGACCTTCGTTTCCTCGACGTTCTTGTTATTGCGGATGAGGCCGCCCACCACGATCGTCTTGCCGTCGTGCACCGTGATCTTGGTCTTGATGTCGCGCTTGCCCAGGCTGGGCGGAATGACCGCGCCCGTGCTCGTTGTCGTGGTCGCGCCCAGCACGGAGTTGACCTCCTGGTAAAGGTCCAGGGTGATCTGGTCCGCCTTGGTGATGTGGGGCGTGATCTTGAGCTTTACGCCCACGGATTTGTATTCGAAGGTGTAGAAGGCGACGCCCGTGTCGCTGATGCGGTTGTTCGTGGGCACCGGGATTTCCTCGCCCACGTTCAGCTCCGCCTCCTGGTTGTCTATGGTAAGGATCTGGGGGGTCGATAGGATATTGAAATTTTTATCGGTGCCCGTGGCGTTAAGGAGCACGAAGCCCAGCATGTCGGTATCGCTCAGGTAGCCCAGCTGGAGTCCCGTCGCGAGCGGGACCGCGATTTTCTTGCCCGTGAGCCCGGTGGGAACCGAGTAGCTCGGCACACCCCCCATGATGGACGATCCCCCGAACAGGTTCGAACCCGCCTGGCCGCCCAGCATCCAGTCGATGCCCAGCCCCCAGCCGTTTTCCGCCGAGACCTCGACGATGAGGGCCTCGATAAGCACCTGCTCGCGTACGATGTCGAGCTCCTTGATGACGCGCTTGATCTCGTTGAACTCCTCCTGCGTCGCGGTGATGATGAGCGAGTTGGTCTCCTTGTTTGCGACGATGGAAAGCTTCGCCTGCGTTTTCTGTTGCCCGGGCTGGACGGTAACGGGCTTGGGTTTCGCTTCGCCCGGTTTTCGCTCGTCGGCCTGGGGCTGTTCCGTGTGCAGGGGGCTTGTGTCGATCTTCGCCGCGTCCGAGAAGGGGATGCGGGCGAGGACCGCGCCCAGCTGCTCGGCGTCCGCGTTTTCCAGGTGGACGACGTGGATGTTGCCGTGCTTCGCCTTGTCGTCCTTCAACTCGTCTATTTTACGGTCGAGCTGGCGCGCCACCTGGACCAGCCCGTTAATCTCTGACGAGGTGCCGGTGAAGATCACGGTGTTGAGGGGCGCGTATACCACGATTTCCGTATTGGCGGACTTGAGCGCCTTGAGGACGTTCGCTATTTCGTTGACGCTCGCGTATTCGACGTCGAGCAGATAGGTGATCGTTTTATCCGTTTCGGCGGGCAGCTTCTTCTTTTCGTCTATGAGCACCTCGACGTTTTTCCGAATGGCTTCTTTAATGGGGAGCACCTTGATCATGTTTTCGGATTCGACGATCGCGAAGCCCTTTACCTCGAGTATGGACTTCATGATGTCGTACGCCTGGTCGACGGGGATGCGTTTCGCCGAGGTGATGCTTATCTTGCCCTTGACCTTCTCGTCGATGATAATGTTCTTCTCGATGAGCTGGCTCATGATCGTCAGGAACTCGGATATCTCCACGTCCTTGAAGTTCAGGGTGAAGTATTTGGTCTGGTCGGGGGCCTTTTGCGCCGCGGCCTTTTCGTCTTTCTTCGCGGCGTCGGCGGGCTGCGCCGTTTTCTGGACGGTCTCGACCTGCACCTTCTTCACGGACGTGTCGTCGCCGGCGGGCTTGTCGACCGGTTTTTCTGCGGGCTTCGTCTCTTCCTCGGCGGGACGGGATTCCTTCGTCTCGTCGGGCTGCTGCGGAAATACGGCGGGCCACGGCCCCGCGCACAGGATCATGGTGATGGCGATGAGCGCAATCCTGCCGCACGCAAAAGGTTTCTTCATGGCATAGGTTCCCCTGGAACGTTATTCGGTGATCGTAAACTCATAATTCATGGGCTGGCCGTCGCGCTCAAGGTCAACGGTGATGCGCGACTCGCCCTGTATATTTTTCCACATTTCGATCAGCTTCTCAGTGCTGTCGATCGGGTGCCCGTTGACGCGCTTGATGACGTCGCCGCTGCGCGCCCCCAACCGGTAGAGCATGCTCTCGTTCTGTACGCGCAGGAGCTTGTAGCCCTGTATCTTATTGTCGACCCTGTGCGGACCGGCCTTGATTCCCTTGAGCGCGTTATCCATGTCGTTGAGAACCTTCTGCTGGAGCTCGGCGCGGCTCAGGTTCTGCTTCACGCGGCTGGAACCGCCCTGGGGGGTGCTTTTCCCCGAGGGGCCGGGCTTCTTGGGCGGCGCGAACATATCGAGCACCTCGTATTTTTTCTGCGGGGTGAGGAGCACGACCTTTGAGTTGTCGATTCCGACGAGGATATTGCCGTATACGTTTCCCCAGAGCGCGAAGACATCGGGGCCCTTCTCGGACGTTTTCTTGATGAGGGCCTTGGATATGGCGGGGAGACCGGTTATGGTTCCCAGCAGCTGAAGGTCGGCCACTTCGCTCGAAACCGATTCCGCCCCGTCGCCCTTACCGGAATCGCCGCCGGCAAGCCGGAAAAAGCCCGCGTCCAGGATGGACTTATAGTCATCGAACCCCTTCGCGGGTCCCTCTCCCGCGCGGGCCTGCGTCCGTGCGGATTGCTTCCCGGGCAGCGTGCTTACCCCCATGCGGAAGAACTGGTTGATGGTGCTCGCGAGCAGAAATGAGAAAACGATGACCGATAGTGAGTTCACCAGATGATACTTGATGTTCTGCATGTAGCCTACAAACCCCGAAGCCCTAACTATAGATTGAACCTTTTTCGCCGCACAAGTTACATGGATGCATAAGGAAAAGCGCACCGGGTGCGCATGGAAAACCGTTCGGGAAACCCGCGGAGAATGGCCACCGCGGGCGCGCATATTGGGGGTAATCTAGGTATCCGAGGCGGTGTTGTCAATCGATAATTGCGTACGGGAAAGACGGGTGAAATGAAAAACACGGCGGAGGACCGCCGTGTCCGGATGGAATATCCGCAGAAGCGGTTTTCAGGCCGCGAACATGTCTACCGCCTTTATAAGGGAAATAGGAATGCGGACCTCGTGGTTGTTCTTGTCGTAGATGACGATCTCGTCCTTTACAAGCGCCCTGTTCTTGTTCAGTTCCATCATGGAGCCGTTGTGCAGATACACGATAATGTCGAGTCCCTTGATGGCCAGGTATTTCTTGAGCTGGCTTTTAAAGCTTTTTATTTTATGCGCCATCGGTCAGTCCCCCGCATTTTTTTATTATGTCCCATCTATTGTATCGGCCGGTAGGGACTTCTTTTTAGAGTTTTTTTAATAAAAATGCCAATTCCGGCACATAAAATGCGTATCAGACCCCTTATCTGTCGTTTAAGATATGCTTGACAAATATTTAATGATCTTTAGTATGGCTGGTGGTAATACCAGCAGCCACGAGGAGAACGATGACCGAGCTTCTTGCACCCATCCAATCACAGAGCCTTGTCGAGGTGTTCGTCGAACGCTTTGAACGGCTCATTCTCTCCGGCCAGATTTCCGTAGGGGAGCGGCTGCCCTCCGAAAGGGAGCTTGCCCTGAAGCTTGGGGTAAGCCGGCCGGTCGTGCACGAGGGGCTCGTGGAGCTTCAGGTACGGGGACTGGTCTCGGTCGTTTCACGCAAGGGCGTTTTCGTAAACGATTACCGGAAGCAGGGGTCCCTCGCGATGCTCGAATCGCTCCTGGTCTACCAGCAGGGCGCCCTGGAGCCGCGGCTCATGAAGAGCCTCCTCGAGATGCGCCGGCTCTTCGAGTGCGAAACCGCGCGCATGGCGGCGCGCATCCGCGCGGAGGACGGGGTGAAGGCCCTTCGGGAAATCGTGGACGAGGAGAAGGCGTGCGATCACCGGGACACCGCGCGCGTGGTCGAGCTCGATTTCCAGTTTCACCTTAACGTGGCGATCGCCTCGGGAAACCTCGTGTACCCGCTCCTCATGAATTCCTTCCGCGGCGTGTATACGAATATCACCGGGCAGTTCTTCACGGTTACGGCCTTCGTCGTGGAGGTGTTCGGCTTCCACGAGGGGCTCGCCCTCGCGATCGAGGCCGGCGATGAGGAGCGCTCCTGCGCGATAATGCAGCGCCTGCTGGAGCACGGCGCGGTCAATCTTGAGCACATCCTGGGCGGGGCGAAAGCGTCTCGGCCCCCACTATACGGACTCTAAGGAGGAAGATCATGGAAAGCGCGGCGGTAAAGTTCCAGATAAAAGAACCCAAGGGTCTCTCGCCCAGAATAGCCTGGCTCAGGGACTATTTCTTTTCCGGGGCGGACAGGTCCTGGAACAATGAATACACCTCCTGGACCACGGGCACGCCGTGGGACGTCCAGTATGACGAAATCGCTTATTATATCGTGCCCGAGACCTATCCGTTCCTCCAGACCTTCCGCTCGTCGATGCACCAGAACGCGCGGCCGGTGAAGCTGGACCCCGAATTCTGGTCATGGGGCCTGCCGGAACGCCGCGCATGGTTCGTGAGGGAGGTCATGGTAAACTACGTGCCCCAGGAGATCCTGCCGGGCGATCTCATCGCCGGTTCGCGCTTCAATCTCCAGGCGTCCCGCTGCTGGTCGAAAAATGAGCTTAAGAAACGCGATGGTCTGATATACGGGAAGAAGGGGGCGCGCGCGTTCATGAAGTGGTTCCATGACCACGGGTACGGCAATGCCGGCGCGACCTCCGGCCACCTCATCCCCGGCTACGAGCGCGTGCTCTCGGTCGGATGGAAGGGCGTTCACGAGGATCTGAAATCGAAATACGAGTCGCTCACCCCGCGCGAACGCAAGGGCGGGAAGGGCGCGCAGCTCAGGGCGATGATGACGGCCGCGACGATGCCGCGCGACCTGGCGGCGAAGTACGCGTCGCTCTGCAAAAAACTCGTGCAGAAGGAGGTGCTTCCCTCGCGGCGGGACGAGCTCGCGCAGATGGCGGCGAACCTCGAGCGCGTTCCCTGGGAGCCCGCGGCGAATTTCTGGGAAGCGGTGCAGGCGCTGTGGCTGAGCCACATGCTTGTAATGAGCGACGAGAATTATCCCGGCCCGGGGGTTTCGTTCGGGAGACTGGACCAGTATCTCTACCCGTACTGGGAAAAATCCGTCGGGGAGGGCATGGACCGGGAATACGGAAAGGAAATATTGAAGTGCTTCTGGGTCCACGCCAATACCGCGTACGACGCGATGATTCGCGTGGGCGGCAACCAGGGCATCACGGCGGGATTCGGCCAGCTTTTCAACCTTTCGGGCATGGGGCCGGATGGAAAAGACATGACGAACGAGCTCACCTACGTGATGCTCGAGGTGATCGACGAGATGACGCCCATCCTTGAGCCCAAGCCTAATGTGCGGCTGCACCGGAACTCGCCCGACGAACTGCTGGACCGGGTTATCGACATGATCTCGTCGAGCCAGGGCGCGCCGTTCCTGTTGAACTTCGATGAGCGCTCCATGGCCGGCATGATGCGCGAGGCGAAGATGGCGGGGGTGGGTGAGCTTATCAACGAGGGCAACGTGCATGACTATGCCTCGGTGGGCTGCCTCGAGAACACGATGGTGGGCAACGACCGCTCGGGCACCGTCGACTGCAATCTGAACCTGTTGAAAGCGGTGGAGCTCGCGCTTGCCGGCGGCAGGGACATGCTCCCCGTGACCGATTTCATGACCGGGAAACCCGGCGCGATCGCACAGGACGGGCCGGCCACGGGCGACGCTCGAAAGTTTTCTACCTGGGACGAGTTCTGGAAGGCGTACGAGACCCAGACGCGCTACCTGGTTAAAAAATGCGTTGGGCTTTACGAAGTTTCGGAACGCGTGCGTGCGTCGTTTTCTCCCACGCCCTACCTTTCATGCCTCGTGAAGGGGTGCGCCGAAAAGGGCCTGGACATCACGCAGGGAGGTCCGGAGCTCGGTTTCGTGACCATCGAGGGCGTGAGTTTCGCCACTACCGTGGATTCGCTCCTGGCCGTAAAGTACCTGGTGTTCGATAAAAAGGAATGCACTATGGGCGAGCTTATCGACGCCCTCAGGGACAACTGGGCGGGGCACGAGATCCTTCAGGCAAAGGCGAAGTTTCGGGCGCCGAAATACGGGCGGGACGACGACGAAGCCGATGCGATGGCGAAGCGGGTGATGGACCTCTGGACCGGGGAAACCTGGAAATATAAAACCGTGTCGACCGGCAGACAGTTCCGGCCGGGGATGCTCTCTTGGAACTACTGGGTGAGCGACGGCTACATTCTCGCCGCCAGCGCCGACGGACGGCCCAAGGGCCAGTTCCTGTCGAACGCGATATGTCCCTCGAACGGCGCGGATGTCAACGGTCCCACCGCGAACGCGAATTCCGTGGGGAAGGCCCTGGGCGGGCGCGCGAATAACGGCGCGGGCGACTGGAAGGACTACGTGAGCAGCCTGCCCAACGGCGCCAGCCACACGATCACCTTCAACCCGTCCCTGCTGCGCGACCCGGAGCACCGCGCGAAATTTCGGGCGTTTCTTAAAGGCTATATCGAGAACGGCGGATCGGCGCTCCAGATTAATATGATCGACGCGGACATGCTCAAGGACGCGCAAAAGCACCCCCGTCTTTATCGGCACCTCCTGGTGCGCGTAACCGGATACAACGCGTACTTCACGAGCATCGGGCGGGAGCTCCAGGACGAGATAATCGCCCGGGAAAGCCATAACAAGTATTGACGGGAACGGATTCCGGGTAACGGAGAGGACGAGGCGT
This window harbors:
- a CDS encoding type II secretion system protein codes for the protein MSRRPFIRALSGREGFTLVELIIVISILSVMAMVVAPRIANFMNAERSGLIVVRALISKAFDDAFVKGRTNYVVFHLYERDMELSKFNEGVFERKNAISVLNLSPEGKFTDSPQRLLRFHEFSDAFRIEEVLFAGGQVVRRGNVLVPFHPAGYSDDVIVHVLVNGTDQRSVRISKFLKEPSIEQGYARYE
- a CDS encoding type II secretion system protein GspD, whose translation is MKKPFACGRIALIAITMILCAGPWPAVFPQQPDETKESRPAEEETKPAEKPVDKPAGDDTSVKKVQVETVQKTAQPADAAKKDEKAAAQKAPDQTKYFTLNFKDVEISEFLTIMSQLIEKNIIIDEKVKGKISITSAKRIPVDQAYDIMKSILEVKGFAIVESENMIKVLPIKEAIRKNVEVLIDEKKKLPAETDKTITYLLDVEYASVNEIANVLKALKSANTEIVVYAPLNTVIFTGTSSEINGLVQVARQLDRKIDELKDDKAKHGNIHVVHLENADAEQLGAVLARIPFSDAAKIDTSPLHTEQPQADERKPGEAKPKPVTVQPGQQKTQAKLSIVANKETNSLIITATQEEFNEIKRVIKELDIVREQVLIEALIVEVSAENGWGLGIDWMLGGQAGSNLFGGSSIMGGVPSYSVPTGLTGKKIAVPLATGLQLGYLSDTDMLGFVLLNATGTDKNFNILSTPQILTIDNQEAELNVGEEIPVPTNNRISDTGVAFYTFEYKSVGVKLKITPHITKADQITLDLYQEVNSVLGATTTTSTGAVIPPSLGKRDIKTKITVHDGKTIVVGGLIRNNKNVEETKVPVLGDIPLLGWFFKRKNVSYSKTNLLVFITPHLLTKQDRMDAITEQKREEQRRIRGN
- the gspG gene encoding type II secretion system protein GspG, translated to MNRISRLGRDLAGRGGFSLLEIMIVITILGILAVMVVPRFMDLPKKARVAAAKQQIADIGMALEMYSSDNGNYPTTEQGLEALINKPSSEPSPQNYNEGGYLKKREVPKDPWGRAFLYRSPGEQSKDYELVSLGADGKDGGEGENADIRSWE
- a CDS encoding type II secretion system F family protein codes for the protein MIYEYQALDRKGTAVSDLIDATSDVAARQRLRAQGLYVTSIKPHAVMGTGPSEGGSALRAYYDRLSHYVSLRMSVKEVGIFSRQLATLLNAGMPLLVAITDIIDQIDNQVFKSIIVDIKGKLEEGSSFSNCLERHKVLFSDMFISMVRVGESLGSLDQVMERLADLEEKRTVLKSKINAALWYPAFLVIVSFVVIFLIMIYVIPSLSRLFLDLGKSLPLPTRIVMAVSDFLANYWFIPLTLLITGGYFFNQYRKTPEGRRKMDELKLTLPLVSQLYKKLLVLRFTQNLGILLNNRVDILKSFEIVKKIVVNSVVEERIDEAAKKIREGATVSTALAKSGFLPRLVMGMIAAGEASDTLDTMLVKIGNVYETELDLTISSLTRLIEPIIIVVMGLFIGLLVVSVLLPIFEMNLILQ
- a CDS encoding FadR family transcriptional regulator; amino-acid sequence: MTELLAPIQSQSLVEVFVERFERLILSGQISVGERLPSERELALKLGVSRPVVHEGLVELQVRGLVSVVSRKGVFVNDYRKQGSLAMLESLLVYQQGALEPRLMKSLLEMRRLFECETARMAARIRAEDGVKALREIVDEEKACDHRDTARVVELDFQFHLNVAIASGNLVYPLLMNSFRGVYTNITGQFFTVTAFVVEVFGFHEGLALAIEAGDEERSCAIMQRLLEHGAVNLEHILGGAKASRPPLYGL
- a CDS encoding prepilin-type N-terminal cleavage/methylation domain-containing protein, encoding MRATNRRETRRGPHEGFAIIELLIAITILSIVLLGIISGVSKGILAIAQNRNITKAMLIAKNKLAEFQIMRMRAPDIQNDIVKEYEGFTYSRTVTRFEHEFFGPLAAKKLEITVKWEERGTQRNYSISYIYPEK
- the gspE gene encoding type II secretion system protein GspE gives rise to the protein MPSKKNKMLGAILVERGVLTVEQLQELLLAQKGTTLRLGAIVVKKGLAAEDDVLDALAAQFGMPYVKSLHFEDKDGVFSQVPVYFLRKNRVAPYRVSGTLIHVAISDPLNFHPFDDLKMIFPGYTLEFALSGELEIQRVIAAHFEMMKGDTTGEVIETLEESEFEILTSPIMETEDIMDLANEAPIIKLVNMVVSQAVQDRASDIHLEPYEKELVVRYRIDGILYQMFTPPKKYQGAIISRIKIMANLNIAENRLPQDGRIQIKIGGKDIDIRVSIFPTYYGERVVLRLLNKTDMSFDLSSLGFSASTLAGFNQIIRKTFGVVLVTGPTGSGKSTTLYAVLSSLKSADINILTVEDPIEYQIPGIGQMQVKPKIDLTFANGLRSILRQDPDVIMIGEIRDLETAEIAVQSALTGHRVFSTLHTNDAASGITRLIDMGVEPFLITSSVNAFLAQRLVRTICPHCRESYKPTAAMLKELGADRTHIKGNKLYRGKGCEKCLNTGYLGRTGIYEFLPLSADIRRMILSRSEAQEIKQQAITEGMPTLLTDGLEKAFQGITTIEEVRRVS